One window of the Cryptococcus gattii WM276 chromosome E, complete sequence genome contains the following:
- a CDS encoding methionyl-tRNA formyltransferase, putative (Similar to TIGR gene model, INSD accession AAW43762.1), with translation MLRAWPRLAHQRDHFLISARKVHIARAAQLSASVPQLPPDMVLTKQPFLLRIPCKQQARTHWLRCFSATCKRWDANGPFRILFCGSDEFSVASLKAVHKAKDVWSSIDVVVPAEREIGRGGKHAHHEKYIPALRLYAEQHNLPISIIPPTGLKTWSPPEPFTSSNLDSSHVLLTASFGHIIPLRLLKLFPPIQRLNVHPSLLPRWRGAAPVQWTIANGDEETGVTVQTLVRYALGVDAGDILARAEGIKVPHDAKYEIFLPSLAEAGGNLLVDVLRKIKNGTVTITTQDERYITLAPKITHETSRIHWGDHTAELIDRLHRGFAHQYPVWTSFLDTTAQILSLHPIQPSSLPKALYQPETVRSGTAILYKQGKSRRLFVACARNSWIEVQEIKMAGKKALGIKEWWNGLPKNVRESGEVVFQ, from the exons ATGCTCCGTGCCTGGCCCAGATTAGCACATCAGCGGGACCATTTTTTGATCTCCG CCAGGAAGGTCCACATTGCCAGAGCAGCCCAGCTCTCAGCATCGGTACCACAATTACCCCCAGACATGGTGCTTACCAAACAGCCTTTCCTACTACGAATCCCATGCAAACAACAGGCAAGGACGCACTGGCTGCGTTGCTTCTCTGCAACATGTAAAAGATGGGATGCGAACGGACCCTTTCGGATACTGTTTTGCGGCTCAGACGAATTCTCGGTCGCTTCCCTAAAAGCAGTACATAAAGCAAAAG ACGTTTGGTCTAGCATCGATGTAGTAGTGCCCGCTGAAAGGGAAATTGGGCGAGGAGGGAAGCATGCCCATCACGAAAAGTACATTC CGGCACTACGTCTGTACGCCGAGCAACATAATCTCCCTATATCGATCATCCCACCCACTGGCCTCAAAACCTGGTCTCCACCCGAGCCTTTCACCTCATCCAATCTCGACTCCTCACATGTGCTGCTAACAGCGTCTTTTGGTCATATCATCCCTCTCCGGCTCCTGAAGCTCTTCCCTCCGATTCAACGATTGAATGTACATCCATCTCTCTTACcgagatggagaggagcTGCTCCTGTACAGTGGACTATTGCGAatggagatgaagagacGGGAGTTACTGTGCAGACATTGGTGCGATATGCGCTAGGTGTCGATGCAGGTGATATATTGGCAAGAGCTGAGGGTATC AAAGTCCCTCACGACGCTAAATATGAAATTTTCTTGCCTTCCTTGGCAGAGGCAGGAGGCAATCTGTTAGTTGATGTGTTGCGAAAAATAAAAAATGGAACT GTAACCATTACAACCCAGGACGAGAGATACATCACTCTCGCACCCAAGATCACTCATGAGACGTCCCGAATACATTGGGGAGATCATACAGCAGAGCTAATCGACAGATTACATCGTGGATTCGCCCATCAA TATCCCGTCTGGACCTCCTTCCTCGATACAACAGCCCAAatcctctccctccatccCATCCAACCTTCGTCCCTTCCTAAAGCCCTGTACCAACCGGAAACAGTAAGATCGGGCACCGCGATACTTTACAAGCAAGGCAAGTCGCGCCGACTATTCGTGGCTTGTGCAAGGAACAGTTGGATAGAGGTTCAAGAGATTAAAATGGCTGGTAAGAAGGCTTTGGGTATCAAGGAGTGGTGGAATGGGTTACCGAAAAATGTGAGGGAAAGCGGGGAAGTGGTCTTTCAGTGA
- a CDS encoding VEG136 protein (similar to TIGR gene model, INSD accession AAW43763.1~mitochondrion protein, putative) — translation MPPTPCSLCHTARALVKRPKTGQQVCKDCFFEVFETEVHNTIVEGEGIFKRGERVAIGASGGKDSTVLAHVLSVLNKRYDYGLDLYLLSIDEGITGYRDDSLETVKQNQLEYGLPLKILSYSELYGWTMDKIVEQVGKKNNCTFCGVFRRQALDRGAAQLGVDHIVTGHNADDIAETVLMNIMRGDIARLARCTAVTTQSEDTIKRSKPFKYAYEKEIVMYAYFKKLTYFSTECIYSPDAYRGHARVFLKDLESVRPSAIVDIIHSGESFVLEQSVQRGMKALQTCLRCGYISSNDLCKACALLEGLESGLSRSALRQTQESATAAPEGHRTIPMFERYASLNGTPKTPVAPAEPVEGIERAVKTIEIV, via the exons ATGCCGCCTACACCCTGTTCATTATGTCATACCGCAAGAGCTCTTGTGAAACGACCGAAAACCGGACAACAGGTTTGCAAGGACTGCTTTTTTGAAGTTTTCGAGACCGAGGTGCACAACACAATCGTCGAGGGAGAAGGAATTTTTAAGCGAGGGGAACGGGTTGCTATAGGAGCTAGTGGTGGAAAAG ATTCAACTGTTCTTGCACACGTTCTTTCAGTTCTCAACAAGCGATATGACTACGGACTGGATCTGTATCTGCTGTCCATAGATGAGGGTATTACCGGGTATAGAGACGACTCTTTAGAA ACCGTCAAGCAAAATCAATTAGAGTATGGACTTCCTCTCAAGATCCTATCTTACTCTGAGCTTTATGGGTGGACGATGGATAAGATAGTAGAACAAGTTGGCAAGAAGAACAATT GTACTTTCTGCGGTGTCTTCCGTCGCCAGGCATTGGACCGTGGAGCGGCCCAATTAGGAGTGGACCATATCGTAACCGGGCATAATGCGGATGACATTGCTGAAACTGTCTTGATGAACA TCATGAGAGGCGATATTGCCCGTTTGGCGCGATGTACGGCGGTTACGACCCAATCTGAGGATACGATCAAGAGAAGCAAGCCATTCAAATATGCGTACGAGAAGGAAATTGTCAT GTATGCGTACTTCAAGAAACTCACATACTTTTCAACCGAGTGTATCTACTCTCCTGATG CTTACAGAGGACATGCCCGAGTTTTCCTCAAGGACCTCGAATCCGTACGACCTAGTGCTATCGTCGATATCATCCATTCTGGCGAGTCTTTCGTACTAGAGCAAAGCGTGCAAAGAGGTATGAAGGCTTTGCAGACTTGTTTGCGTTGTGGTTACATCTCTTCAAATGATCTTTGT AAAGCTTGCGCCTTGTTAGAAGGTCTTGAATCGGGTCTTTCCCGCTCTGCCCTC CGTCAAACACAGGAGAGCGCCACTGCTGCTCCAGAGGGACATCGTACAATCCCCATGTTTGAGAGATATGCTTCTCTGAACGGTACGCCGAAAACACCTGTGGCACCCGCAGAGCCGGTGGAGGGTATTGAGAGAGCGGTGAAAACCATTGAAATAGTTTGA
- a CDS encoding Hypothetical Protein (Similar to TIGR gene model, INSD accession AAW43764.1), whose amino-acid sequence MPEQDTSKGTERPRAAHNPPLPSNSTPFSFACRCLNVKIDGRVSAADEQKVFSGGEESTSAQGSVEVFLPTGSEGVKFADYVVYDQDITSPREDKSGSAIITDESPEPSWRKCFICDTRCYRVKDKAQKDPAAEEEWVIVELDSGIVYGEKLSQALGQEGLPFSGLLFDPPSEQSNFGRPPTNPTPSSDPDSYLPSATSSSHYVPTPHDPFFLPPPFIPSNPHLKDLCDQAEKYVREAHGRLEDEVRHFISLKTLELRDLEEKVRGEVESLWDKYRNGPGKEEVSLQRSASTSRTRESSGRGSEPSSIFTPLKSTRSQKSFHASPPSSHATPNPIMRASIAPATSALPNGTSLLAQSMSQASLFPQFNEIGTAGDVPEGMRDEIDHTISEVARTYGKGGDSRAVAMSYIFSSFAENMGGATQVSRVNQEEAESPENTQASNKDSWIDQETANARMAGPTDHLDAVVEEDSADGATPRPRQAKQLEEDGKPEEKGKKGKERAKVTFEEPEKPGKHTRSADEDKTHMSTSEDEDYVFDFELEDRPSEPVEAVPFSLSHPSAGSRNMLEANLSHTFAADLPSHRAAWRRIEQNGSMYEALRRERRSDTSDNAADDSELSKFATSVPIAINPIRAGQANVPVALERKTSLTDRPGIFVPGLRPAMREKGVASNSLGLGFPKGVQSSSARGRPSDQQRKTSRSASVSREREAVESYAADPGPVFETLADGEGEEEEEEEEDSTAAGKGTIMEKGFVPPHVLARQEDSKKLPDVGWRSLAS is encoded by the exons ATGCCTGAACAGGATACATCCAAGGGTACAGAGAGGCCGCGCGCAGCTCACAATCCACCTCTACCCTCCAACAGCACCCCGTTCAGCTTCGCCTGTCGCTGTCTGAATGTCAAGATCGACGGACGCGTCTCTGCCGCAGATGAACAAAAAGTATTCAGCGGGGGTGAAGAAAGTACTAGCGCGCAAGGAAGTGTGGAAGTCTTCCTGCCTACAGGATCAGAAGGAGTG AAATTTGCCGATTATGTTGTGTATGATCAAGACATAACATCTCCTCGAGAAGATAAATCCGGTAGTGCCATTATCACTGATGAATCTCCTGAGCCTTCATGGCGAAAATGCTTCATCTGTGATACTAGGTGCTACCGTGTCAAAGATAAAGCTCAGAAGGATCCAGCGGCGGAAGAGGAGTGGGTTATTGTAGAGTTGGACAGTGGTATAGTG TACGGAGAAAAGCTCTCGCAAGCCCTCGGGCAAGAAGGTCTCCCATTCTCAGGTCTTCTATTCGACCCACCATCAGAGCAGTCCAATTTCGGCCGTCCGCCTACCAATCCCACCCCTTCCTCTGATCCAGACTCCTATCTTCCCTCTGCAACATCTTCATCCCATTATGTTCCTACTCCTCACGATCcattcttccttcctccgCCATTTATCCCGTCCAATCCGCATTTGAAAGATCTTTGTGATCAAGCAGAGAAGTACGTCAGGGAAGCTCATGGCAGGCTAGAGGATGAAGTGCGACATTTTATATCACTCAAGACCTTAGAATTACGCGACCTGGAAGAAAAAGTGCGAGGGGAAGTGGAATCATTATGGGATAAGTACCGGAATGGGCCAGGTAAAGAAGAGGTCAGTCTTCAGCGTAGCGCAAGTACCAGCCGTACAAGAGAAAGCTCTGGCCGTGGTTCTGAACCATCCAGTATATTCACGCCACTCAAGAGTACTCGATCCCAAAAATCTTTCCACGCCTCTCCGCCGTCATCTCACGCCACTCCTAACCCTATCATGCGGGCCTCGATCGCACCAGCCACCAGCGCCCTACCTAACGGGACATCACTCCTCGCTCAGTCCATGTCTCAAGCGTCGCTCTTCCCACAATTTAATGAAATCGGGACTGCCGGGGACGTTCCCGAGGGAATGAGAGACGAAATTGACCACACCATCTCTGAGGTGGCTAGAACGTATGGCAAGGGAGGAGATAGTCGAGCGGTTGCTATGAGCTATATCTTTAGCTCCTTTGCGGAGAACATGGGAGGCGCAACTCAGGTTTCACGTGTGAACCAGGAAGAAGCCGAGTCTCCTGAAAATACTCAGGCGTCTAACAAGGATAGTTGGATTGACCAGGAGACTGCTAATGCCAGGATGGCTGGGCCTACTGACCACCTGGATGCTgtggtggaagaggattCTGCCGATGGAGCGACACCGCGGCCTAGGCAGGCAAAGCAATtagaagaagatggaaaacCTGAGGAGAAGGGTAAAAAGGGCAAAGAGAGAGCCAAAGTTACATTTGAAGAGCCCGAGAAGCCAGGAAAACATACTCGAAGCGCTGATGAAGACAAGACCCACATGAGCACCTCGGAGGACGAGG ATTACGTATTCGATTTTGAGCTCGAGGACCGCCCTTCAGAGCCTGTGGAAGCTGTGCCGTTCTCTCTCTCCCACCCCTCAGCTGGTTCACGCAACATGCTTGAAGCCAACCTTTCGCACACTTTCGCTGCCGatcttccttctcatcGCGCTGCTTGGCGTCGTATCGAACAGAACGGTTCCATGTACGAGGCTCTTCGGCGGGAAAGACGATCAGACACCAGTGATAATGCTGCGGACGATAGCGAGTTGAGCAAGTTTGCCACTTCTGTGCCAATTGCAATCAATCCTATACGAGCAGGTCAAGCTAATGTACCTGTCGCTTTGGAACGTAAGACTTCGCTCACAGATCGCCCTGGAATTTTCGTCCCCGGTCTCAGACCTGCGATGCGGGAGAAGGGCGTTGCGAGCAATTCACTCGGTCTGGGCTTTCCCAAGGGCGTGCAGTCATCTTCCGCGCGTGGCCGGCCATCAGACCAGCAACGAAAGACTTCTCGCTCTGCTTCAGTTTCACGCGAACGTGAAGCAGTAGAATCTTATGCTGCGGATCCGGGACCGGTATTTGAGACATTGGCTGATGGCGAgggtgaggaagaagaagaggaggaggaggacaGTACTGCGGCAGGGAAGGGCACGATAATGGAAAAAGGGTTCGTGCCGCCTCATGTGTTGGCTAGGCAAGAGGATAGCAAGAAACTTCCTGATGTTGGTTGGAGAAGCTTGGCGTCGTAG
- a CDS encoding mitochondrion protein, putative (Similar to SGTC gene model, INSD accession EAL20495.1), whose product MANGQLAFSDGLFPKKLAFAFDIDGVLKQGHNVLPEAKRTMKLLTGEDGRLPKPIPFLLITNGGGVLDSERLSLLSSELGVQLTPDQLVQSHTPMRDYAHKYKDKHVLVIGGKGESCRRVAESYGMKNAHIPQDVIAWRPSIWDRTELTKEEEAFVRPQDFSSIQFSAIFVMHDSHDWGRDTTLILDLLNSNNGYLGTRKEGRKNGEEAVELIMSNADIEWRSDWPIPRLGQGAFRIGLEAVYKATTGLDLTYIQYGKPFKATYDFSELSLRRYLASVGRDASVPLHVYMVGDNPASDIAGANAHGWSSILVRTGVFHDTHGEKPAYQPTVIVDDVEKGVEWAIGKEMGLF is encoded by the exons ATGGCTAACGGCCAGCTAGCCTTTAGTGATGGCCTTTTCCCGAAAAAACTTGCTTTTGCATTTGATATT GATGGTGTGCTCAAACAAGGCCACAATGTCCTTCCTGAAGCTAAACGTACAATGAAGCTTCTTACAGGCGAAGATGGACGATTACCTAA GCCGATACCTTTCTTGCTGATAACCAATGGCGGTGGAGTTCTTGACAGCGAGCGCCTCTCCTTGCTTTCCTCCGAATTAGGTGTCCAACTTACGCCAGACCAACTTGTCCAGAGCCATACACCCATGCGTGATTATGCACACAAGTACAAGGATAAACACGTGCTTGTTATCGGCGGGAAGGGAGAAAGCTGCAGAAGGGTTGCCGAGTC CTATGGAATGAAGAATGCCCACATACCTCAGGATGTGATCGCTTGGAGACCTTCAATTTGGGATCGTACGGAGCTGAcgaaagaggaagaggctTTTGTCCGA CCACAAGacttctcttccatccaaTTTTCCGCTATCTTTGTGATGCATGATTCTCACGACTGGGGTAGGGATACTACGCTTATCCTTGACCTTCTCAATTCTAACAATGGATATCTGGGCACcagaaaggaaggaagaaagaacGGGGAAGAGGCGGTCGAGTTGATTATGAGCAATGCCGATATTGAATGGCGGTC TGACTGGCCCATACCTCGATTAGGTCAAGGGGCTTTCAGGATTGGTCTGGAAGCTGTTTATAAG GCAACGACAGGCCTTGATCTCACTTACATCCAATACGGGAAGCCTTTCAAAGCCACTTATGACTTTTCTGAGCTTTCTCTGCGCCGATACTTGGCTTCTGTCGGACGCGACGCTAGTGTCCCTTTGCATGT CTACATGGTAGGTGACAACCCCGCTTCCGATATTGCAGGGGCAAATGCGCACGGCTGGTCCTCCATCCTCGTCCGCACAGGCGTCTTTCACGATACCCATGGAGAAAAACCAGCGTATCAACCAACTGTTATTGTCGATGATGTAGAGAAGGGAGTAGAGTGGGCTATCGGTAAAGAGATGGGGTTGTTCTGA
- a CDS encoding Hypothetical Protein (Similar to TIGR gene model, INSD accession AAW43885.1), which translates to MPPRIPIRHCVELVQLGALLPWAARASSSTSTHQLEKTGADGAGEASGSKWKSKAKLRRPLQDVSRNPIIQQSSKPEAVKHTIVHRLLAQLNPPKPDEILSHLKANPPDLTRSAGELLIAYSKRCGDLRTQKDVLRLMIDRRILSLGHAKRARDMKKNKKAGGWKVRPNWWAMQTLPPVEFIPDSSRYTMSQLFGRLHHLLLLSEAPSFDHAWKLLENATDFEPFGKGKAKETRLEDIALLNLYLAYLKPPPRSVASPSTLLDQYLLFSSQLPNRQSLHLSIKALLSSPATYSQKTEVIPAEVISTISRFMDFQIPPGLETWRQIADYALSYRLRKLGQMAWEGWFDCFHSSGFSQLYSLSPDQVNVKLGVRVKFERLGTQKKRWTKILRRMESKHWVEKVEGSDADTLKGNRWGYIWKGGGNHSTVPCVENVSGEKREGKEEVSEKKEKSPMKIIPRAPTTFLTNSRMAPFLPPPSMSSSQAASPQSP; encoded by the exons ATGCCCCCAAGGATACCAATTCGACACTGTGTCGAGTTGGTACAGCTGGGTGCACTTTTACCGTGGGCTGCAAGAGCTTCTTCAAGTACATCCACTCATCAGTTAGAAAAGACCGGCGCAGATGGTGCTGGAGAGGCGAGCGGATCTAAATGGAAAAGCAAAGCGAAGCTACGTCGGCCACTTCAAGATG TCTCTAGAAACCCTATCATACAACAATCATCCAAACCTGAGGCCGTCAAACATACTATCGTCCATCGCCTTTTGGCACAGCTCAATCCGCCTAAACCAGACGAAATCCTCTCCCACCTCAAAGCCAACCCACCAGACCTCACACGGTCGGCTGGTGAACTACTAATCGCATACTCCAAACGATGCGGAGACCTCCGTACCCAGAAAGACGTGCTGAGGTTGATGATAGACCGACGCATCCTATCTCTAGGCCATGCGAAGCGAGCAAGAGATATgaagaaaaataagaaaGCGGGCGGATGGAAAGTTCGACCAAACTGGTGGGCTATGCAGACTCTACCACCGGTAGAGTTTATTCCGGACTCGAGTCGTTACACGATGTCCCAGCTGTTTGGTCGCTTGCACCATCTGCTCCTGCTCAGTGAGGCCCCTTCATTTGATCATGCGTGGAAACTGTTGGAAAATGCTACGGATTTTGAGCCTTTTGGGAAAGGCAAGGCGAAAGAAACGCGGCTGGAAGATATAGCGTTATTAAATCTCTACCTGGCATATTTAAAACCTCCGCCACGATCTGTCGCCTCACCTTCGACTCTTCTTGACCAGTATTTGCTTTTTTCCTCCCAACTCCCCAATCGCCAGTCCCTTCACCTGTCCATCAAAGcccttctctcttctcctgCAACCTACTCCCAAAAGACCGAAGTCATACCAGCCGAAGTCATCTCTACAATATCCCGGTTCATGGACTTTCAGATCCCTCCAGGCCTCGAAACATGGCGTCAAATTGCGGACTATGCCCTCAGTTACCGGTTACGAAAATTAGGGCAGATGGCTTGGGAGGGGTGGTTTGATTGTTTCCATTCGTCGGGGTTTTCCCAGCTCTATTCTTTGAGTCCCGATCAAGTTAATGTGAAATTGGGCGTCAGGGTCAAGTTTGAAAGACTTGGAACGCAGAAAAAGCGATGGACAAAAATCTTGAGGAGGATGGAATCGAAACATTGGGTAGAAAAAGTGGAAGGTAGTGACGCGGACACATTAAAGGGAAATAGATGGGGATACATTTGGAAAGGTGGTGGGAATCATTCAACCGTACCCTGCGTGGAAAATGTGTCGGGAGagaaaagggaaggaaaagaagaagtgtcagagaaaaaggaaaaatCTCCCATGAAAATCATTCCGAGGGCGCCTACAACCTTCTTGACGAATTCACGTATGGCCCCTTTTCTGCCACCCCCATCTATGAGTTCTTCTCAAGCAGCGTCGCCACAATCACCATGA
- a CDS encoding Hypothetical Protein (Similar to TIGR gene model, INSD accession AAW43766.1): MEFLASSQEINKPKQLYPCLAVVDINASSDKSRRLSAGSFGSDKDEGNVLTRVISGGGRRKSSFGETGGGGGGRRLSFGGRKDDDKVEGKWYWRVQVGVNDTHLVLLPLTQPPNPLLTIRPAPLSTAIPSHSTHETSTHHDETAIAEHEGGGGEPGFASRVKNIFRRASSSLKERPSAPPASETTSGGTNIAGERLTDQTGRGDMLPSAGGNAEGATNLNSNAELGWPGIINNEKLAAILIPLSSIGKKVGLGGGKKAEGSWVSVQVTSSAQAMEPIGVNKFEPTPKSGFVKFEFDKDWLGAKGEAEVLHHYITTAAASAPPPAERTAPNPSAFQLGGQQATSGAYQQTQPSDPLFSGTPFGNAGGAGQNVDRPLVDEAIAPDVSATSSRKVAGVY, from the exons ATGGAGTTCCTCGCATCTTCGCAAGAAATCAATAAACCCAAGCAGTTGTATCCCTGCCTCGCGGTGGTCGATATCAATGCCTCTTCTGACAAATCCCGACGTCTTTCTGCCGGATCTTTTGGATCCGACAAGGACGAAGGTAACGTTCTCACTCGAGTAATCTCTGGAGGcgggaggaggaagagctCCTTTGGAGAGACCGGAGGTGGTGGCGGAGGGCGTAGGCTTAGTTTTGGGGGAAGGAAAGATGACGATAAGGTTGAGGGAAAGTGGTACTGGAGAGTACAAGTCGGAGTAAACGAC ACTCATCTAGttctcctccctctcaCGCAACCTCCCAACCCGCTTCTCACCATCCGCCCTGCACCTCTTTCCACCGCTATTCCTTCTCATTCCACTCATGAAACGTCTACCCACCATGATGAAACAGCAATCGCTGAACATGAAGGTGGTGGAGGCGAACCCGGATTTGCTTCTCGAGTGAAGAATATTTTCCGACGtgcttcctcctcccttAAGGAGCGTCCCTCCGCTCCACCTGCCTCGGAGACTACTTCCGGGGGAACTAACATTGCGGGTGAACGATTGACCGACCAGACGGGAAGGGGCGACATGCTCCCCAGTGCAGGAGGAAATGCTGAAGGGGCGACCAATTTGAACAGCAATGCTGAATTGGGATGGCCTGGAATCATCAATAATGAGAAGTTGGCCGCGATCTTGATACCCCTTTCGTCCATCGGGAAGAAAGTAGGCTTGGGTGGAGGTAAGAAAGCGGAAGGCAGCTGGGTATCTGTCCAG GTCACCTCCAGCGCTCAAGCCATGGAGCCCATCGGGGTTAACAAGTTCGAACCTACTCCCAAGTCAGGTTTCGTCAAGTTTGAATTTGACAAAGACTGGCTCGGAGCCAAGGG CGAGGCAGAGGTTCTTCACCACTACATCACCACTGCCGCCGCATCTGCTCCCCCACCTGCCGAGCGTACCGCGCCCAACCCATCTGCCTTCCAGCTGGGTGGTCAACAGGCGACCTCTGGGGCTTACCAGCAAACGCAGCCATCCGACCCTCTGTTCTCTGGGACACCTTTCGGCAACGCCGGTGGCGCTGGGCAGAATGTAGATAGGCCCCTAGTTGACGAAGCGATTGCGCCTGACGTAAGTGCCACAAGCAGTCGAAAGGTTGCCGGGGTGTATTGA
- a CDS encoding uncharacterized protein (Similar to TIGR gene model, INSD accession AAW43767.1) — translation MPTNVALLGSGVFAQASYVPALLSLARFKTLVLHTIWSRSESSAQTLHAKYTSSGAPSPQLLYGEDGLEAVLANKEIDAVLFVLPITKQPDLVRKAWKAGKHVLSEKPLARDVKEAVELIEEYERDYKPKGLIWRIAENYAHEPALRFAGDILAKTPELGPVLFWDIKFTAYVEDGSKYHATGWRTIPDYQGGFLLDGGVHWAALLRTVLPPAALPASLIGFASLHRTHLLPHDTVQAISLPAPSSTISPNGPKSKLNSAVHTEKDLASQPGQSTPRGQITFSFAKPDMPPEGRTSNGLVVTLLNGVLIVEQTFDRQFVSTLIPAEGSGLEKKTITTKQVGVEVEIKMFVNAVQAAKEGRENKEENFGEPRGALWDLSVVEAMLKSNGKEINLESLIKGERSGR, via the exons ATGCCCACAAACGTTGCCCTTCTTGGCTCAGGAGTTTTCGCCCAGGCCTCCTACGTCCCGgctcttctctctcttgCTCGATTCAAAACACTTGTCCTCCATACCATCTGGTCTCGCTCCGAGTCTTCTGCTCAAACCTTGCATGCCAAGTACACCTCTTCTGGTGCACCTTCACCTCAGCTTTTGTATGGTGAGGATGGCCTTGAGGCTGTCCTGGCAAACAAGGAGATTGATGCGGTGCTCTTCGTGTTGCCCATTACCAAACAGCCTGACCTTGTCAGGAAGGCGTGGAAAGCAGGGAAGCATGTGCTGAGCGAAAAGCCTTTGGCCAGGGATGTCAAGGAAGCCGTGGAATTGATAGAGGAGTATGAGAGGGACTACAAGCCCAAAGGTTTAATCTGGAGGATTGCCGAAA ACTATGCTCATGAGCCCGCTCTCCGATTTGCTGGAGACATTCTTGCAAAGACGCCTGAACTTGGACCTGTTCTTTTCTGGGACATAAAGTTTACTGCATATGTCGAGGATGGTTCCAAGTACCATGCTACTGGATGGCGCACTATTCCTGATTATCAAGGTG GTTTCCTCCTGGATGGTGGTGTTCACTGGGCCGCTCTCCTCCGTACCGTACTCCCTCCCGCCGCTCTTCCTGCTTCTCTCATTGGCTTTGCCTCTCTTCACCGAACTCATCTTCTACCCCACGACACTGTCCAAGCAATATCTCTCCCTGCCCCATCCTCTACCATTTCACCCAATGGCCCCAAGTCAAAGTTGAACAGCGCTGTTCACACCGAAAAGGATTTGGCTTCTCAACCTGGCCAATCTACTCCTCGGGGTCAGATCACCTTTAGCTTTGCCAAGCCCGACATGCCCCCCGAGGGTCGAACATCCAACGGTCTTGTTGTCACTTTGCTCAATGGTGTTCTCATTGTTGAGCAAACCTTCGATAGGCAGTTTGTCTCTACTCTCATTCCTGCTGAAGGAAGTGgcttggagaagaagacaatCACCACCAAGCAAGTGGGTGTGGAAGTCGAAATTAAAATGTTTGTGAACGCTGTGCAGGCTGCcaaggaaggaagagaaaacAAGGAGGAGAACTTTGGTGAGCCTAGGGGTGCTCTCTGGGATCTCAGCGTTGTCGAGGCAATGCTGAAGAGTAATGGCAAAGAGATCAACCTTGAGAGTCTGATCAAAGGAGAGCGAAGTGGTAGATAA
- a CDS encoding uncharacterized protein (Similar to TIGR gene model, INSD accession AAW43884.1), whose product MTSIFSGLFNWLLSLFFAKHLEVTIVGLQASGKTSLVNVLGSDQWSEDVVPTVAFNLRQVRKGNVTMKIWDVAGQPKFRGMWDRYCRGADAIIYVVDAADHQSIPTATSELHALLHIPALASVPLLVLANKNDLPGAMGVDELIKEMRLGEIGGRAVSCYSTSNKTKHNLDIVLAWLTQRAH is encoded by the exons ATGACGTCTATATTTAGTGGGCTTTTCAACTGGCTTCTGTCTCTATTCTTTGCCAAGCATCTTGAGGTCACAATAGTGGGATTACAG GCAAGCGGAAAGACATC ATTGGTCAATGTTTTGGGTTCCGATCAGTGGTCTGAAGATGTTGTCCCAACGGTAGCTTTCAATCTTCGCCAAGTGCGGAAAGGGAATGTAACCATGAAGATCTGGGATGTAGCT GGACAACCAAAGTTTAGAGGAATGTGGGATCGCTATTGCAGAGGAGCCGATGCTATCAT CTATGTGGTAGATGCTGCTGAT CACCAATCCATACCGACTGCGACATCTGAGCTTCACGCCTTATTACATATTCCGGCACTCGCTTCAGTACCTTTATTAGTCCTAGCGAACAAGAACGACCTTCCTGGAGCTATGGGAGTTGATGAGTTGATTAAGGAAATGCGATTAGGAGAGATAGGGGGTAGAGCTGTATCT TGCTATTCGACAAGCAACAAAACAAAGCAT AACCTTGATATTGTCCTGGCCTGGCTCACACAACGAGCCCATTGA